From Salvia splendens isolate huo1 chromosome 3, SspV2, whole genome shotgun sequence, a single genomic window includes:
- the LOC121796809 gene encoding serine/arginine repetitive matrix protein 1-like, with product MNEICGNAKRLPVTVHIPGKANVSKVTLWSGTSYKEPERNESFGESSKTKDKGDILTKRSGPDETEPVAEPQINQGSEENSRETTKEPDEEDIEETICQKSRFARATRAHQLAEKKAERKQGPKRASRRIIGPRIEKKKGHNKEGGSPTKPGENPTATFSQPVQEANIDNPLAIPAAQKETPVPKTDLQENQDKEGKCNQERKRKDNRAAKQKKETKKPRVVLSAAIIIKKLGQVPKLIGSKEPEKETAQGS from the exons atgaacGAGATTTGTGGGAATGCGAAAAGGCTCCCAGTTACGGTGCACATACCTGGCAAGGCTAATGTGAGCAAGGTGACATTGTGGTCAGGAACATCCTACAAGGAGCCTGAACGGAATGAGTcatttggggaatcaagcaagACGAAGGATAAGGGGGACATACTGACCAAGAGGAGTGGTCCTGATGAAACTGAACCAGTTGCTGAAcctcaaatcaatcaaggtTCGGAAGAGAATTCAAGGGAAACCACTAAAGAACCTGATGAAGAGGATATTGAAGAGACTATTTGTCAGAAGTCAAGATTCGCTAGAGCCACTAGGGCTCACCAACTGGCCGAGAAGAAGGCAGAGAGAAAACAAGGGCCGAAGCGCGCATCGAGGCGAATCATCGGGCCTAGGATTGAGAAAAAGAAGGGGCACAACAAG GAAGGGGgttctcctacaaaacctggggagaaccCGACTGCAACTTTCTCCCAGCCAGTACAGGAGGCCAACATCGACAATCCACTTGCCATCCCTGCTGCCCAGAAAGAGACACCTGTACCGAAAACTGACTTACAGGAAAATCAAGACAAAGAAGGAaaatgcaaccaagaaagaaagaggaaagacAATAGGGCAGCGAAGCAAAAGAAGGAGACCAAGAAGCCCAGGGTGGTCCTATCGGCGGCCATTATCATCAAGAAGCTGGGACAAGTGCCCAAACTGATCGGGAGCAAG GAACCCGAGAAGGAAACTGCACAAGGCTCCTGA